GTTCCGCGGGCAGGTTCTCCGACAGCGTGGCCCGGTGCCCCTCGTTGACGAGCCGGTCCTTGAGGTCCAGTACCGCCGGGGCACACGCTTCGATCGGGCAGCTGAACAGGAATTCCACTTCGTCCACGGCGAACTGGCGGGCCAGCGAGCGAGCCGACGAGTCCATAATGGATAGTGCCTCGGCGGTCGCGCCGCCGAGGACCGCGACGTTGCGCCCCGGCGCGCGGGGCAGATCGACCCCGCACGCGGCCTCGGTGACGTCGATGGACTGACCGAGCAGTGCCTTCGGCCGCGAGCCCGGCTTCAGTTCGGTGTAGGCCGGGAACTGTTCCAGCACCGGCGAATGCGCGCCGTCGAACAGCCGCGGCCGGGTGAACCGTCCGGAGTAGAGCTCCCACAGCTTGTGCTGCAGGTCCACGAACACGTTGCGGCTACTGGCATCGGGCACGTGGACGAGCTGATTACCGTGGGAGATGCCGGAATCGTGGTTGATCACCGCATGCCACTTCGGCGCCGATACCGCGGCGTTGTTCGTCTCCGAGAGCACCCGGCGCGCCTTCGGCATGGCGATCCGCAGGGTGCACTGCTCGAACACGGCAGGCTTGCCCCAGAACGCCTCGATGCCCGCGACGTCCTGGCTCGCCAGCACCAGGTGGATACCCTGCGAACGACCTCGCCGCGCGATGTCCTCCAGCAGCTGGGTGGCCTGCGCGGTGACCTGGTCGCGGCCGGCGAACAGGTACTGGAACTCGTCGACCACCGCGACGATCCGCGGCCAGTGCCCGCCCGGATCCTGCTCGCGCAGGTCCGCCAGGTTGGTGACCTCGTGCTCCTTCGCCGCGGTCGACCGGCGGCGCAGCTCGTCGGCGAGGAATCGCAGCAGCGCCAGCCCGAATTCGCGGTCGGTGTTCACGTTGACCCCGACCAGCTTCGCGTGCGGCAGCCAGCTGGCGTCCTTGCGGCCGGGGGCGAGGCCGGCGAAGGACACGCCCTCCTTGAAGTCGAGCAGGTACAGCGCCAGCTCGTCCGGTGTGTACCGGGCGGCGAGGCTGCCCAGCAGCGCGTAGAGGAAATTCGTCTTGCCCGAACCACTCGGCCCGCCGATCAGCGCGTGCGGACTGGCGTCGCCGATCACCACCTCGACGGCCTCGCCCTCGTAGAACCCGACCGGCGCCCGCAGCTCCCGCGCGGAACTGTCCTTGCCCAGCTCGGCCGGCAGCAGGTCGGCGAACGAACGTGGCCCGCCCTGCTTGGCGATCAGCGCCTCGGCGATCCGGCCCGCGGCGCGGATCACCTGGCCCGAAGGCAGCGGCGGATCGAGGTCGACCGCCAGGTCCGTGCCGGTCATGCTGCTGATCGCGCGCCGTTCGTCGAGCAGGCTGAGCGTCTCCACGGACGCGCTCACCGTGGTCGGCACGTCCACCAGGATCAGGCAGATCCCGGCCGCCAGCGCGCCGCTGGCCACCCGCTTGAGATCACGCGCTCGCTCCGGCTCCAGGGTTTCGCCGTTGCCGTAGAGCACGGCGATCCGGTACGGCTCCAGCCGCTGCCCGGTGGCCTTGCGCAGCTCGCGCAGCGACGTGTGCCCGGCCTGCATACCGGTGGCGTGGATGCGCCGGATGTGCCCGGCCAGCTCGTCGAGCAGATCCTCCAGCCGGGTCGGGTCGTACAGCGACAGCGCGCTGGTGCGGCTGAGCGGGTACAGGTCGGGCAGGATCGCGGTCAGCTGCCCGACGTCCCACAGGTGGATCTTCACCGCGCCGGGTTCGAACGTGGACAGCACGCGCATCAGCAGCGACTGCACGATCCCGTCGATCACCGGGCGGGTCTTCGGCGCGGAGGTGATGGCCAGATGCGATTCGTCCAGCAGCGGGAGCGCGACGTCGAAGGTGCGGGAGGTGTCGCGCCCGGCCGTGGTCGCCGAGCCGACCCGCCACAACGCGGGCGCGCTGATCCCCCGGTTGTGACCCACCCGGCCGAGCCAGTCGCCCGGCGGCCGGCCCGCCGGACCGGGGGCGTGCGTGGTGACCAGCTCGCGCAGCGTGCCGGGACCGGCGCTCCAGTCGGTGTAGAACGCGCCGCGCACCCCGCCGAGCGAGGCGAACACCTCGTGCGCGGCGGGGTGGCGGGCCCATTCCGTCTGCTGTTGTGCGTCGGCCTGGTTCATGCCGATGCGTACGATCTCCTGCTCCAGCGTCAGCCGGGCCACCTCGGTCTCCGCGGCTTCGCGGGCGCCGGCGGCGGCACCGAGCACCAGTCCGATCTGGTGCCGGACCCGATCGAGCGCGGTCTGCACGCGGTTGCGCTGTTCGGCTGCCTTACTGGTCATCGGCGTTGCTCGTTCCTACAGACGGGACCGGTAACCGCCCACCAGATCGTCGGCGGCGGCCAGTCGGGTGAGCACGTGATCGAGTCCCTCGTCGGCCTGCGCCAGTTGCACCGGCAGCCATGGATCGGCCTTGGCCTGCGCGTCGACGAGCGCGCGCCGGGCGTCGACGAGCAGGGCCCGCGCCTGTTCGGCGTGCGCCCGCCCGTCGCCGAGGCCCGCCAGCGCGGCGGTGAGCAACTGGTGGATTTCGGCGAGTCCCGGCATCGGGTTACAGCCGCGCCGAATAGGAGTCGGCGGACGAGATCCCGGCCTGGATGGTGCTCTGCATGCCGGTGATCCCTTGCAGCGCTTCGGCGAGCAGGCCGTGCGCCTGGTTGACTTCGTGCTGGCTGCTGCCCTGTGTTGCCTGGTTGAGCGACAGCTGGGCCTCTTCGAGAGCCTGCGCCGCCTGCTGGAGGGCGGCTATGCTCGCGGACGCCTTTTCGTTCGCGAGCGCGATACCAGCGCGGATCTCTTCCACTCCGGCCATGGGGGCGGTACTCCTCCGGTGCGTTGTGGGCTGGGAACGACCACCGACAAACTTAGCGTGATCAGGTGTCTTCGGTAAGTAAGTGAGAACGGGAGAATCGACGAGGCCCCGGACGCGGTCGGGGAGTCCGGGGCCTCACAGGCGGCCGCGCACCGGACCCCCTGCCCGCGTCCCAGCCTGGTGACCTGCGGGTTCTCGGGGGCACGCGCGCTGCGTCGCGGCCAGGTCAAACCGGTATTCGGGACACCGAGAAACCTCTCCGAACGGGTACGAACGAGTCTGCGGCGAAGCCTAGCGGGTACGGCCGTTCGGCTGACCCGAGCCCCTGCCGCTGGGGCCGGGTGCCCGGCCGCGCAGTGCCGGGGCGGTTGTCGCGGCCCGGCGGGGATCTCGTTGCGGGCACGGGGGTTCTGGCTGGTCCGGTGCGTGCGGCCCGGGGGTGGCCGACCGGGCGGGGACTGTCCGTTGTGGACTCACGGTGAGTGCACGGGCTTCGCGGTCAGTGCCTCGGCCGGGTGATTTTCGCGGCGCGGCCGGCGAGGGTGTTCGCCTCGCCGATGGTGCGCACGGTCGCCGGGTGGCTGACGGCGGCGGCCATGCTCGCGGTCTTGTTCGGGAGGGCTGCACGGGCCCGCAGGCCGGGCAGCTTTCTGCTGATCAGCGGCAGCTTGTCCATGACGCTGAACACCAGATGGTCTGTGCCGCCCCGGATACCTGAATGGTCACCCGGTAGGTTCAGGTAAGTCAGCCAAGACCTGAGTCTGATCGACGAGGGTGGCCCGGAGCTTTTGCTCGTGCACGAGGTCTCGCGTACCGGAACGTCCGGCCACAGCCGCGCCAGAACGGCGATGAGCGTTCGGCGCGTCACCGTGCGAACCCCCCCACCCTGAGCGCCCGCGTTCGTCACATCGGACGTGGCCTGCTCGTCCGACGCCTCGGCGATCCCCAGCGCTTTCTCCAGGCGTTTCACCAGCTCATCGGCATACGCGTACATCTGCTTGGTCCGCTCCGCGCGCGACGAACGTGCCTTTCGGCTCGCCCTGGTTGACCAGGAGCTTGTTGTATGGCCAGCTTGTCGAACAGGCCGATCATCTTGGTCTGCAAATCGGCGAGCCGTCGCGCGCACAGGGAGTGTTGGCGGTAGCGGCGGCGCGGCCGGCATCGGCTGCAGGCTTTGCTTCATCGCATCGAACCCGTGCCGAGATCAGTGAGGCTCTGGCTATTGCCGGTGTAGGGCCGTGGTCGCGTCGGCGAACGGCTTGATCCGTGCCAACCCCGTGCTCAACTGCTGCACCCACGCGCCGGCCTGATCGTGGTCACTCGCCATGCTGGTGGCCTGCTGAGCACCCTGATGCCAGCTCTGCGCGCCCTGGCTGGCCAGGATCTTCGCCACCAGCTCCGGAGCCGGGACCGCATTGTCCCCGAGGTCGCCGTGATAGAGGTCGCCGAACCAGTGCCCCACATCGCCGGCCCGGTCCCTGGCGTCTTCCAGCGCCCGCCGACGGCTTTCGCCGCGTCGCCGAGCACATCGAAGAACGACATCACGCACCCGCCTTACGCTTCAGGTTCGTGACCACCATGTCCGCCACCCGCGCCGACAACTCACACGGATCAGCCCCACCAGCCCTCTTCGCATCGCTGGGAGTCAGCGACACATCGAATGACAGATCATCTGCGACGCCTACGCTCACCCCGCAGAAACCGGTCTGAGTGCCCGCGTTGAACGTCGAAGCCGCGACAGCGGGAAACGCTTGAATGGGCGGCAGCTCTCGCCACACCTTGGACTGCGGTTTCGTGTTCTGGTACACCCCGCTTAGCCCCTGGTGGGTCTGCGTCGTATAGCCGACCGATAGGCCGGCGCCAGAGTCGATGTTGGCCCACCTGCACTCCGGACCGATTCCGGGGAGCGTGTCCGGTTTGCCCTGCGGGGCCGTGCCGAAGATCTGTGTGAGCTGGTCCGAGGCGAGCGCTTCCTGGCAGGGTTGCCCGGACAATACCGACGCGGGGAGCGGATGCTCAACTTTTGGCGCCCCGCTGTGCGGCAATGTCGCGGCAGCGGCCGACGATGACGCTGACACCGGCGCGGAGCTGGCCGGAGCAGCATTCGGGTCGCCGGAACATCCTGCGGCCGACACTACCGCAGCCACGCCCAGAACGGCCGTGAGCGTTCGGCGCGTCATCACGCGAACCCCCCGTTCCGGCTCGGCCGCGTTCACGTCGCTCGATGCCTGCCCGTCCGACGCCTCGGTGATCCCCAACGCCTTTTCCAGCCGATTCACCAGCTCATCGGCATAGGCGAACTCCTCGTCGACCTGCTCTTTGCCCGTGACGAACGTGCCCTTCGGCTCACCCTGATTGACCAGCAGCTTGGTGTAACCGTTACTGCCAGGCTCGTCCGCCGGAGACGTGATCTGAGTCAGCCGGTGCGCTTTGGGCCGCATCAAGTCGAAGTGTTCGCGGACGGTTTTGGCCAGCTTGAGCATCGACAACGCGTCGTCACGGCTCATCGTGAACCCCGGACCACCCGGCGAACCACCCCCACCTGATGCACCGCCACCCACCGCGGCACCTCCCGCGCCGAAAGCGTCGTTGATAGTGAACGCCAGCCCGTCAAGCCACCCCGGCCCCTGCGCAGATTGAGACACTGCCCCTACCCCTCCCGATGATCTACGCCCACCCAGCGGACAGTTGGTCCAGTCCATACGCACTTGCCGACCAGCACCGTAGCGGACCAGTCACACAGAGGTGGCAGTCTCACCGGAAAAGGACGACCGTCACTCGGGAGACGGGGCCCGGGGCATCAGCGCGACCTGGCGTGGCCTCGTACTCGACCCACGCACGAGAATTGTCCGGACCGCCAGGCGCCAGCATCTCGTCATACGCTAGCCCCTGCGCAGCCAGCACATCAGCCGCCTGCCCCATCGTCCGCCGCAGCCACACCGCGCATATCGGCCGGGCGCGGCTCCCCATGCTCAGCCAGCTTGTCGAACAGGCCGATCATCTTGGTCTGCAAATCGGCGGTCCGTCGCGCCCACAGCGCATGCTGACGGTAGTAGCCGCCGTACTCCAGCTCCGCACCATCGCCGGCACCACTCCATCCATCCACGCTAACGCTCCGAGCGCGGCGGCCAGGAAGCCCTCGTCGACGAGGTTCAGCGTGCCGTCGTTGAGCGGAGCCGTGAACACCACGATCTGATGGCCACCGATCAGGCCCGGAAGCTCGGCCACACTGTGGACCCTTCGACGCGGCTTGCTTGCCGCCAGCGTCGACCGTGCCCCGAACGCTTCGAACAGCTCCGCTGCGGCGTTGCCGATGGCTCCGCGCGGATGACCAGGCTCTTCCCGTGATGGGTGGCCGCGTCGAACCGGCTGCGGGGTTGCGCGTGGTTGTCTCGGAAGCGAACCAAGATCGGCCATCGCCGGTGTTGGGCGGGGACCGCGGAGATGATCCGCTCGGACACGGGTGCGGCGTGCTCGCCCCGGGCCACCTGCCAGAGTGACCCCCGCAGGAGCCGCGGCATCCGGCCCGGTGTCGCTCGGTCCGGCGGCACGAATATCTCGTGTGGCTCGCCGCCGGTCGTCAAGCTGTGCGACGGCTTGCCGTGGACCGGGATCAACTGAGACTAAGAATGCGACCAAGACGGGAACCGCCGGTCGGCTCGAAGCCAAGCCGACCGGCGGTTCCGCTGATTAACGCTGCGGAGAATACAGGATTCGAATCTGCGAGGGCGTGAACCCAATACGCTTTCCAAGTCTGCTCACGGGTGTTCACCGGGGTCTCGGGTTGTGCAGGCGCAGGTCAGCGTGTTGTGCGCCGGTCCGGGAATGCCTGTGGACGGGGGTGAATGAGACTAGGACTGAGACAAGGGCGGCGGGGACGCTAACGTGGAGGAATGGACGGACCGAGCGATGGCGGCGACGGCGCGGAGCCGAGTAGCGGAGACTACTACCGTCGGCACGCGTTGAGCGCGCGCCGGATCGCCGAGGTACAGCCCGATTTCATCCGCTTGCTCGACAAGTTGGCCGAGTACGGGGAACTTCCCCCGGCTGGTCTGCGCGAAGGGGCGGTGTGGTTGCACCAGACGATGGGGCAGGCGGCTGATGTGCTGGCTGCGCAGGGGCTGGCGTATGACGAGATGCTGGCGGCTGGTGGTCCGGATGATTCCCGGGCGTGGGTCGAATACGAGGCGATGACGCGCCGGCATGCGGAGTTGATGCCGAGGGAGCGGCCTCACGAGTGACGGTGGTCCTTTTCCGGTGAAACTGCCGCCCCTGTGTGGCTGGTCCGCTACGGTATTCGTCGGCAAGCGGATACATGCGGGACAAATTGCCCGTTGGGTGGGCGTAGATCATCGGGAGGGGTAGGGGCAGTGTCTCAATCTGCGCAGGGGCCGGGGTGGCTTGACGGGCTGGCGTTCACTATCAACGACGCTTTCGGCGCGGGAGGTGCCGCGGTGTGTGGCGGTGCATCAGGTGGGGGTGGTTCGCCGGGTGGTCCGGGGTTCACGATGAGCCGTGACGACGCGTTGTCGATGCTCAAGCTGGCCAAAACCGTCCGCGAACACTTCGACTTGATGCGGCCCAAAGCGCACCGGCTGACTCAGATCACGTCTCCGGCGGACGAGCCTGGCAGTAACGGTTACACCAAGCTGCTGGTCAATCAGGGTGAGCCGAAGGGCACGTTCGTCACGGGCAAAGAGCAGGTCGACGAGGAGTTCGCCTATGCCGATGAGCTGGTGAATCGGCTGGAAAAGGCGTTGGGGATCACCGAGGCGTCGGACGGGCAGGCATCGAGCGACGTGAACGCGGCCGAGCCGGAACGGGGGGTTCGCGTGATGACGCGCCGAACGCTCACGGCCGTTCTGGGCGTGGCTGCGGTAGTGTCGGCCGCAGGATGTTCCGGCGACCCGAATGCTGCTCCGGCCAGCTCCGCGCCGGTGTCAGCGTCATCGTCGGCCGCTGCCGCGACATTGCCGCACAGCGGGGCGCCAAAAGTTGAGCATCCGCTCCCCGCGTCGGTATTGTCCGGGCAACCCTGCCAGGAAGCGCTCGCCTCGGACCAGCTCACACAGATCTTCGGCACGGCCCCGCAGGGCAAACCGGACACGCTCCCCGGAATCGGTCCGGAGTGCAGGTGGGCCAACATCGACTCTGGCGCCGGCCTATCGGTCGGCTATACGACGCAGACCCACCAGGGGCTAAGCGGGGTGTACCAGAACACGAAACCGCAGTCCAAGGTGTGGCGAGAGCTGCCGCCCATTCAAGCGTTTCCCGCTGTCGCGGCTTCGACGTTCAACGCGGGCACTCAGACCGGTTTCTGCGGGGTGAGCGTAGGCGTCGCAGATGATCTGTCATTCGATGTGTCGCTGACTCCCAGCGATGCGAAGAGGGCTGGTGGGGCTGATCCGTGTGAGTTGTCGGCGCGGGTGGCGGACATGGTGGTCACGAACCTGAAGCGTAAGGCGGGTGCGTGATGTCGTTCTTCGATGTGCTCGGCGACGCGGCGAAAGCCGTCGGCGAGGCGCTGGAGGACGCCGGGGAGTGGATCGAGGACCGGGCGAGGACGTCGGGAACTGGTTCGGTGACCTCTACCACGGCAACCTCGGCGACAACGCTGTTCCGGCTCCGGAGCTGGTGGCGAAGATCCTGGCCAGCCAGGGCGCGCAGAGCTGGCATCAGAGCGCGCAGCGGGCCACTCAGCTCGCGGGGAAACACGATGAGGCAGCAGCGTTGGTGCAGCAGTTGAGCGCGGGGCTCGAGTCGGCGTGGACCGGCGGCGGGGCCGACGCGGCGCAGGCACGGATCAAGCCATTCGCCGACGCGACCACCGCGGCCGCCACGACCTACACCGGCAACGGCCAGAACCTGACCGATCTCGCGCACGGGTTCGACAGCATGAAGCAGAGCCTGCAGCCGATGCCGGGTACTCCGCCGCACAAGAACTTCTGGGACGAAGCGACGTGGTGGAACACCGACACCGAAGACCAGATCAACCAGTACAACAAGACTGTCCAGGAGAACCTGGACAAGTACCAGGGCTACACCCAGCACGCCCAGAACAGCGGGCAAACCCTCGCCACCGACTACGGCACGGTGACGGCGTTCGACGGTGATGTGACCCTGTCCAAGCCGGACACGAAAACGACCGGCGGCCCGGACGACGGACACGGACCCGACAGCCGTTCCCGGTCCGGATTCGGGCCGTCGCACACCGGCGGAGGGCCGACGAGCACCTTCACCCCGAACCACCCCGGCAGCGCGCCTCTCCCGTCCGGTCCCGGCAGCGCGCCGCCCCCGGACGGCCCGGGCGCCCCCTTCGTGGGCTACCGGCCGCCGGACTACCCAGGCAGCACCGGGCCGGGCGACACGACCACCACGTCCGGATGGACGCCACCGTCGATCGACCGGCCGGGTGGACCCGGGTGGACGCCACCGACGATGCCAGACGCCAACAGCAGCTGGAACAACACCGGAGGCGGCTCGTCGGCGGGATTCAGCGGCGGATTCGGCCCGATCGGCGGATCAGCAGGCGGGTTCGGCCCGACCGGCGGCACGGGTGGTTCGGCCGGCGGCATGGGCGGCCGGGCCGGAGGTAGTGCCGGTGTGGGTTCGGGTGCGGTCGCCGGGGAGGGAGCCGGAGCGCGCGGCGCGGCGAACGCGGCGGCGGCCCGGGGCGCGGCCGGGGCCAAAGGATCGTCCGGAATGGGCGGCATGGGCGCCGGCGGCAAGGGCAAAGGTGAGGAGGACAAGGAACACCAACGGAAATACTTGCTGGACGACGATTCCGCGTTCGACATCACCGACGACGAGGACGGCCGCCTCCGCGACCCGCGCACCGGACTCCCGCCCACACCCCCGACCATCGGCGGCTGAGACACCACGATGACGATCCTCGATCGGCCGGTGCGCATCCCGCGCCCGGCATTCTTCATCGCCTGGGACCACGCCGAAGGCGGCAAGCTGCCCGCGGTCGTCGCCCCGGACGACGCCTACGCCACCACGGACTTCTCCCGAGAGCTGGAACAACGCACAATGTCCCGGTTCGAGGCGCTGCGACTGGCCACACCGGACGGACGGCTGACCCCGCAGTTCCGGGCCACGCTGGAACTGCTCGCCGCGCCCGAACGGGAACTGTACGCCTGGACCGCACTGGTCAACCGGCCCGAGGACAACGGCGCCGTGCTCGTCGCCTCCGCAGGACGCGACGCGGTCCGACTGATCACCGACCACCGCTCCATCCAGCTCGACCCCATCCCGGCACACGAACTCGCCGCAAGCCTGGCCGACACCCTGCCCAACTACCCGCCCGCCAGGATCGGCCACCTGCGGATGCCGATGACCTACCTCGACGGCCGCACTGCAGACCCGCTATCAGAAGCATCCGGCCACGCCGACCAGATCCGTCACCTCTCGCGCGCCGAACGCGCCGGCGTGCACAAGCTCTACGCCGCCGTCCGGTCCACCGGCGACCGCATCCGCAGCACCCCCCGCTCACCGTCTACGACCTCACCCGGGCCGGCCGCATCTTCTCGTTCACCAGCACCGACAACAACGGCGGCGAAGAAGTCACCATGTGGCCCGGCAGCCGTGCCACCCTCATCGATGCCCTCACCGTCACCCTCAACGGACTCGCCTGAGGACCTCGGCAGTCAACAAATTCTGAACCGGCCACCCGTGACGTTCTGCGGCTTGCGCCCGGCCTTAAGCAGGAGCCATGGCCGCTGGGCAAGCCTGGCGCGACCACAGATCTGTTCAAGGCCTAGCCGTTCGGCACCGCCCAGCGCGGCCGCTGGGCGGACGTGACGCTCATGTTCGTGTCCGTGATCATCGGGGCGGTGCCTCGGATGGGCATGACCGTGTCGCTGCAGGAGCTGCGCAAGGAACTGCACCGCCGCACCAAGGTGATCCGCGGCCTGCCGGAGTCGGTGTGCCCGGACAACAAGGTCACCCCGGAACTGGCTGCACGCAAGGACTTGCGGCTCGCGCCGATCGTGGTCGGGGTGGACGAGAGCCAGGTGTGGTTCGAGCACAAGGAACACGAGTTCGAGGAGATCTGCACCGACCTGGTCAAGCGCGGCCCCGCGCTGGGCGTCATCCTGATCCTGGCCACCTAGCGCCCGGACGCGAAGTCGCTGCCCATCAGCATTTCCGCCAGCGCCATCCTGCGCTACTGCCTGAAAGTCCAGGGACAGACTGAAAACGACATGGTCCTCGGCGCCAGCCAGTACAAGAACGGCGTCCGGGCAACGATGTTCACCCGCTCCGACCGCGGCATCGGCTACCTGGCCGGGGAGGGCGACGACGCCAAGATCGTGCGCAGCGTCTACCAGGACGCCACCGAAGCCAAGAAATCGTCGCCGGAGCCCGCGTCCGCCGGGAGGCGATCGGCAACATCACCGGCTACGCCGCAGGGGAGGAAGTCGACGTCGAGGCCGCCCGCCTGGACCCGCTCGCCGACACGCTGGCGGTGTTCGAGCGCGGCGAGGACAAGCTGTGGTCGGACGTCATCGTTGGCCGCCTCGCAGACCTCCGGCCGAGTCAGTATGGCGGCTGGACGGCGCAGAACCTCGCGAGGCGTCGCGCACCGGGTCAACGGACTGCTGTGGGCACGGCCGGCCAAGCCGAAGGCGGGTGGGCAGAACGAGCCGAACGCGGCCTAACCGGTACCAGCTGAGACCAAAAATGAGACCAAGACGGGAAACGCCGGTCGCCCCAAGCTTCGGGCGACCGGCGTTTCCGCTGGTTACTGCAGCGGAGGATACAGGATTCGAACCTGCGAGGGCGTGAACCCAACACGCTTTCCAAGCGTGCGCCTTAGGCCGCTCGGCCAATCCTCCGTGGGGAAGAATACCGGACGGGCACGGGCGCTCGGCAGGTGGTCCTGCCCTGCCGAAACGGTACTCGGGCCGCGGTGGTGACGACCCGCGCCGACGCAGGACGGCTGGCTGCTGCCGAAGGGTCGCCGGCATGGCCGACGATGGGGGCTGCCGGTGCTCGGCGGCCACGGGCCGACGACGGGGGCTGCCGGTGCTCGGTGGCGTGGCCGACGACGGGCTGCCGGTGCCCCGGACGTGGTGCCAGTGCCGTCGAGTTGCCGAGACACCAGCACCCGCTGTGCCGAGACGCCAGCACCCGCTGTGCCGAGACGCCAGCACCCGCTGTGCCGAGACGTCAGCGCCCGTCGAGTTGCCGAGACACCAGCACCCGCTGTGCCGAGACGCCAGCACCCGCTGTGCCGAGACGTCAGCGCCCGTCGAGTTGCCGAGACACCAGCACCCGCTGTGCCGAGACGCCAGCACCCGCAGTGCCGTCATTTGCCCGCCGAGTTGCCTGCCCCGGCGATACCGCTGCCACCGCGCCCCATCCCGGCCGGAGCCAGGGTCCCGGCAAAGCTGGTCGAGGGCCGTGATCAGCAGGGAGAGCCGTGGCTGCCCGACCGGTTTCGGGTCCGTGAAGGGGCCCTTCACGGACTCAGAGTCCGTGAAGGGCCCCCTCACAGCCCTCCGCCCACCTGCGCAGGGCCCTCCACGCCGACGTTGCCGACCCCCTGCCGGCCGGAGCCGTCAGCGCCCGCGTTCTCCGGTCAGGCCCGCTCAGTCAAAGGCCTGGACCACGTCGGCGACCACGATGGTGATGTTGTCCGGTCCGCCGCCGTCGTTGGCGAGGGTGATCAGGTTGGCGACGGTCTCCTCTGGGGTGCCGCTGGCCAGTACGTCCCGGATGGCCGGTTCGGGGGCGCCTGCGGTGAGGCCGTCGGAGCAGAGCAGGTAGCGGTCGCCGGGTTCCGGGGTGAACTCCCAGGCGTCCGGTTCCGCGCAGCCGGTGCTTTGCAGGGCCTTCATCAGCAGCGAGCGGCGCGGGTGGTCGACGGCGTCCTCTTCGGTGATCCGGCCGTCTTCGACCAGGGCCTGTACGAGGGTGTGGTCGCGGGTGATGCGGCGCAGTTCGCCGGCGCGCAGGACATAGCCGCGCGAGTCGCCGACGTGTGCGGCGGCGAAGTGGGTGCCGTCGAACAGCAGCACGGTGAGTGTGGTGCCCATGCCGTGGGTTGCCGGGTTCTGCTCGGCCACCTCGGCAAGGCGCGCGCCGACGCGCTGTACGGCGCCGGCGAGGAGGGCGCTCAGGTCCTGCGCGGCGAGGTCGAGTGCGCGCAGCTCCGCGTCCAGCGAAGCCAGCACTTCGACCGCGGTCGCGCTGGCCACTTCCCCGTGCGGCTGGCCACCGATACCGTCGGCCACGGCCAGCAGCCGCCCGGTGGCGTACACGGAGTCCTCGTTGTTGCTGCGTCGTCGCCCGGGGTGCGAGCCCGCGGCTTGGCGCAGGATGAACCGGGTCTGCTCGGTGGCCATGGGTCCCATAAAACCATTGGTTGACTGAGTTAACAAGAAAAATTCTGGAAACCGCTGTCATCGGCTATCGTGCTGGCCATGGCAGACGACGCGGCGGTGAGTGCGGCCGACATAGCGCGCCTGGCAGGCGTGCGCCGGGCCGCCGTCAGCAACTGGCGACGGCGCTACGACGATTTTCCTCGTCCGGTCGGTGGCACTGCATCCAGCCCACGGTTTTCGCTCCCGGAGGTGCAGGACTGGCTCCGCCGCCGCGGCCGTCCGTTCGAGCTGGCGCTGATCGACCAGGCCTGGCAGCGGCTGCGTGCACTCGGCGACGACCTGGGGCTCGGCGCCCGCGTCGCGGCGGCCGGCGCGTATCTGGCCGATCCCGCCGAACAGCCTGACGACCCGGAGTTGCTCACCATGCTCGGCAGGCTGGCCGTGCGCGAAGGCGCGGCCTCGACGTTCGAGCAGCTCTGCGAACGCTACTTCGAGGCACACGCGCGCCGGCTTTCCCCGACCCCGCCGGAGTACGCCGAGCT
This Amycolatopsis sulphurea DNA region includes the following protein-coding sequences:
- a CDS encoding PP2C family protein-serine/threonine phosphatase, which gives rise to MATEQTRFILRQAAGSHPGRRRSNNEDSVYATGRLLAVADGIGGQPHGEVASATAVEVLASLDAELRALDLAAQDLSALLAGAVQRVGARLAEVAEQNPATHGMGTTLTVLLFDGTHFAAAHVGDSRGYVLRAGELRRITRDHTLVQALVEDGRITEEDAVDHPRRSLLMKALQSTGCAEPDAWEFTPEPGDRYLLCSDGLTAGAPEPAIRDVLASGTPEETVANLITLANDGGGPDNITIVVADVVQAFD
- a CDS encoding DUF3558 domain-containing protein, giving the protein MSRDDALSMLKLAKTVREHFDLMRPKAHRLTQITSPADEPGSNGYTKLLVNQGEPKGTFVTGKEQVDEEFAYADELVNRLEKALGITEASDGQASSDVNAAEPERGVRVMTRRTLTAVLGVAAVVSAAGCSGDPNAAPASSAPVSASSSAAAATLPHSGAPKVEHPLPASVLSGQPCQEALASDQLTQIFGTAPQGKPDTLPGIGPECRWANIDSGAGLSVGYTTQTHQGLSGVYQNTKPQSKVWRELPPIQAFPAVAASTFNAGTQTGFCGVSVGVADDLSFDVSLTPSDAKRAGGADPCELSARVADMVVTNLKRKAGA
- a CDS encoding FtsK/SpoIIIE domain-containing protein — translated: MTSKAAEQRNRVQTALDRVRHQIGLVLGAAAGAREAAETEVARLTLEQEIVRIGMNQADAQQQTEWARHPAAHEVFASLGGVRGAFYTDWSAGPGTLRELVTTHAPGPAGRPPGDWLGRVGHNRGISAPALWRVGSATTAGRDTSRTFDVALPLLDESHLAITSAPKTRPVIDGIVQSLLMRVLSTFEPGAVKIHLWDVGQLTAILPDLYPLSRTSALSLYDPTRLEDLLDELAGHIRRIHATGMQAGHTSLRELRKATGQRLEPYRIAVLYGNGETLEPERARDLKRVASGALAAGICLILVDVPTTVSASVETLSLLDERRAISSMTGTDLAVDLDPPLPSGQVIRAAGRIAEALIAKQGGPRSFADLLPAELGKDSSARELRAPVGFYEGEAVEVVIGDASPHALIGGPSGSGKTNFLYALLGSLAARYTPDELALYLLDFKEGVSFAGLAPGRKDASWLPHAKLVGVNVNTDREFGLALLRFLADELRRRSTAAKEHEVTNLADLREQDPGGHWPRIVAVVDEFQYLFAGRDQVTAQATQLLEDIARRGRSQGIHLVLASQDVAGIEAFWGKPAVFEQCTLRIAMPKARRVLSETNNAAVSAPKWHAVINHDSGISHGNQLVHVPDASSRNVFVDLQHKLWELYSGRFTRPRLFDGAHSPVLEQFPAYTELKPGSRPKALLGQSIDVTEAACGVDLPRAPGRNVAVLGGATAEALSIMDSSARSLARQFAVDEVEFLFSCPIEACAPAVLDLKDRLVNEGHRATLSENLPAELTAMAESLGEGPTRILLLYGVDAALPSLEAKEIGQPKSALDHLRTLLKNGPGHGVHTIGWWRSIARLKDTLGFNGTDDIGTWAALDVQGNELTPFAAGQVVHWSPRPGRALFFDRTTHGAPEVIIPFQRPDAELPAGGPA
- a CDS encoding ESX secretion-associated protein EspG, with the translated sequence MTILDRPVRIPRPAFFIAWDHAEGGKLPAVVAPDDAYATTDFSRELEQRTMSRFEALRLATPDGRLTPQFRATLELLAAPERELYAWTALVNRPEDNGAVLVASAGRDAVRLITDHRSIQLDPIPAHELAASLADTLPNYPPARIGHLRMPMTYLDGRTADPLSEASGHADQIRHLSRAERAGVHKLYAAVRSTGDRIRSTPRSPSTTSPGPAASSRSPAPTTTAAKKSPCGPAAVPPSSMPSPSPSTDSPEDLGSQQILNRPPVTFCGLRPALSRSHGRWASLARPQICSRPSRSAPPSAAAGRT